The following coding sequences are from one Triticum aestivum cultivar Chinese Spring chromosome 5A, IWGSC CS RefSeq v2.1, whole genome shotgun sequence window:
- the LOC123104378 gene encoding phospholipase A(1) LCAT3 codes for MLGAILRLRLRVLRRHLRLRLRGRRRRWSCRSRRGGGGEAGGEEEGAREPVLLVSGMGGSVLHARRRSDTKFDLRVWVRILLADLEFKKYLWSLYNAQTGYVESLDDDVEIVVPDDDHGLFAIDVLDPSWFVELLHLTMVYHFHDMIDMLLDCGYEKGTTLFGYGYDFRQSNRIDKAMAGLRAKLETAYKASGGKKVNIISHSMGGLLVRCFMSMNHDIFSKYVNKWICIACPFQGAPGCINDSLLTGLQFVYGFESFFFVSRWAMHQLLVECPSIYEMLPNPNFEWKEKPFVQVWRKNPEKDGTVELVLYEATDCVSLFEEALQNNELNYNGKTIALPFNMSIYKWATETRCILENAELPDTVSFYSIHGTSYETPYDVCYGSESSPIGDLSEVCRTVPTYTYVDGDCTVPVESATADGFPAKERVGVRADHRGLLCDENVFKLLKKWLGISENTRGRVSKSQIMDMLPERTSDQVTLRRD; via the exons ATGCTCGGCGCCATCCTCCGGTTGCGGCTCCGCGTGCTCCGGCGCCACCTCCGTCTCCGCCTCCGCGGCCgcaggcggcggtggagctgtcggtcccggagagggggcggcggcgaggcggggggtgaggaggagggggcgcgcgaGCCGGTGCTGCTAGTGTCCGGGATGGGCGGGTCGGTGCTGCACGCGCGGCGGCGGTCGGACACCAAGTTCGACCTCCGGGTCTGGGTGCGCATCCTCCTCGCCGACCTCGAGTTCAAGAAGTACCTCTGGTCGCTCTACAACGCCCAGACCG GGTATGTGGAATCGTTGGACGACGACGTGGAGATTGTGGTGCCGGACGACGATCATGGCCTCTTCGCCATCGACGTTCTCGATCCTTCCTGG TTTGTAGAGCTACTGCATCTGACTATGGTGTACCATTTCCATGATATGATTGATATGCTCCTTGACTGTGGATATGAGAAAGGAACAACACTATTTGGATATGGTTATGATTTTCGTCAAAGCAACAG GATAGACAAAGCAATGGCTGGTTTGAGAGCAAAACTTGAGACGGCTTACAAGGCCTCTGGTGGGAAAAAAGTAAACATAATCTCCCATTCTATGGGAGGATTGCTAGTACGCTGTTTCATGTCTATGAATCATGAT ATATTTTCAAAGTATGTTAATAAATGGATTTGCATTGCTTGTCCATTTCAAG GTGCCCCAGGATGCATCAATGATTCTCTTCTAACTGGACTGCAGTTTGTTTATGGTTTTGAAAGTTTCTTTTTCGTTTCTCGATGGGCGATGCACCAACTG CTGGTTGAGTGCCCATCAATCTACGAAATGCTGCCAAATCCAAACTTTGAGTGGAAGGAAAAACCATTCGTTCAGGTTTGGCGAAAGAATCCTGAAAAGGATGGAACAGTAGAGCTAGTTTTGTATGAAGCAACTGATTGTGTTTCTCTGTTTGAAGAAGCTTTACAAAATAATGAG CTCAATTATAATGGGAAGACAATTGCACTACCATTCAATATGTCCATCTACAAATGGGCTACTGAGACTCGCTGTATTCTTGAGAATGCTGAACTACCAGATACCGTGAGTTTTTATAGTATACATGGGACATCTTATGAAACACCATATGATGTTTG CTATGGCTCTGAAAGCTCCCCAATTGGAGATCTCTCAGAAGTGTGCCGCACAGTG CCTACATACACATACGTGGATGGAGATTGCACTGTTCCTGTCGAATCAGCCACG GCTGATGGGTTCCCGGCGAAAGAAAGGGTAGGCGTCAGGGCCGACCACCGAGGGCTGCTGTGTGATGAGAATGTGTTCAAGCTTCTCAAGAAATGGCTCGGCATAAGCGAGAACACACGGGGTAGGGTGTCGAAATCGCAAATCATGGACATGCTCCCAGAAAGGACGTCTGATCAGGTCACTCTCCGCAGAGACTAG